One segment of Gemmatimonadota bacterium DNA contains the following:
- a CDS encoding sulfotransferase yields the protein MLSDILNSHPDILSISELFILQGRALFHFRRLTGNEMWGIVSRQTRAQRRQLGSHSDALLYPVGTPRGRYAGAEIPPISWVALPHITDRPDDLLDEIEPVIRSQPRQYAADHYRAMFAWLRRKFDRKVWVERSGGAGMYAPRLATMFPEAKFIHLYRDGRDTAMSMKKHPVFREAMRYITTMREYGVDALKPMTGVSGHAFRDWALLRTQLLVYVVFLFNRTRNREFTLPEFGKFWSDIVDLADRFLDTLPPEKVLRVRFEDMQSEPEKEIARLARFLDPSLEDPKWVKEAARIPRPTPSKLGDLVPAERAALTEACRSSLERLGYGLGDS from the coding sequence ATGCTGTCCGACATCCTGAACTCGCATCCGGACATTCTCAGTATATCCGAGTTGTTCATCCTGCAGGGCCGCGCCCTGTTCCACTTCCGGCGCCTGACCGGCAACGAGATGTGGGGCATCGTCAGCAGGCAGACGAGGGCGCAGCGCCGGCAACTCGGCAGCCATTCCGATGCGCTCCTGTACCCGGTCGGCACCCCGCGCGGCCGCTACGCCGGCGCGGAAATACCCCCCATTTCATGGGTTGCGCTTCCGCATATCACCGACCGGCCCGACGACCTGCTCGACGAGATCGAGCCGGTGATCCGCTCCCAGCCGCGCCAATATGCGGCCGATCATTATCGGGCGATGTTCGCCTGGTTGCGCCGGAAGTTCGACCGGAAGGTCTGGGTGGAACGCTCGGGCGGGGCCGGGATGTATGCGCCCAGACTGGCGACAATGTTTCCCGAGGCGAAGTTCATCCATCTCTACCGCGACGGGCGCGATACCGCCATGTCGATGAAGAAACACCCCGTATTCCGCGAAGCCATGCGCTACATCACGACCATGAGGGAATATGGCGTGGATGCGCTGAAACCGATGACAGGGGTCTCGGGACATGCGTTCCGGGACTGGGCGCTGCTGCGCACGCAGCTTCTCGTATATGTCGTCTTCCTGTTCAACAGGACCAGGAACCGGGAATTCACGCTTCCCGAATTCGGGAAATTCTGGTCGGACATAGTGGACCTAGCGGACCGGTTTCTGGACACGCTTCCGCCGGAAAAGGTTCTGCGTGTGCGGTTCGAGGACATGCAGAGCGAACCGGAGAAAGAGATCGCGCGCCTCGCGCGGTTTCTCGACCCGTCCCTGGAAGATCCGAAATGGGTGAAGGAAGCGGCGCGGATCCCCCGCCCGACGCCTTCGAAGCTGGGAGACCTCGTTCCCGCCGAGCGAGCCGCCCTGACCGAAGCCTGCCGGTCGAGCCTCGAACGCCTCGGCTACGGCCTGGGGGACTCATGA